Within Micromonospora narathiwatensis, the genomic segment TCTTCGCGCTGAGCTGGCCGCTCGCGATCAGTGCGCTGGCGGTCATGGCCTACTACCGGCTCGGCTCGGTGATCCTGTTCCACGTCCGGGGCGCCGCCGAGGTGGGCTACTACTCGGCCGCGTACAAGTTCCTCGACGTCGCCCAGCTCGGCCCGGCCATGTTGGTGGCTCCCCTGCTCCCGATCGTGGCGACCAGCTTGTCCATGGACGCCCAGCGCCGCAATCTGATCTTCAGCCTGGCGACGCGCACCGGCGCCGTGATCGGCGCGGGTACGGCGGTCATGCTGATCGCCCTCGCTCCCGCCCTGGTCGGCTATCTCTACGGAGACGACTTCGCCCCGGCGGTCAGGCCCCTGGTCCTGCTCGCCGTGGCCTTCATCGGCATCACCCTCGGCTATGTCGGCACGACGATCTGCTCCGCGCTGGGCGTCGTACGGCCGATCGCGGTGTTGACCGTCTCGGTGGCGGTGGTCAACCTCGCGGCACAGTTCTGGGCCTGCGCCCGATGGGGAGCCACGGGTGCCGCCGCGGTCGCGGCCGCGACGGAGTTCGTCATCGGCGTCACGACCTGCTTGTTGGCGGCGCGGGCGATGACGTCGCGACTGCCCGTGCGGGAGATGGCGGCCGTCCTCGCCCTCGGCGCCGCCACGATTGTCGTGTTTTGGCTGGTCCGGCTTCCGTGGCCGGTCGAGGCAATGTTGGCCGCCGGCATGTTCGGCGCCGCGGTGCTGGCCTCGCGGGCGATCACCCCCGTGGACCTCAGGCGCGTGCTGTCCCGCAAGGCCTTGTGAGTACGCCGACGGCGAAGACCTCACCGCAGCCGATCAGTAGGTGGCGCCGGTCTGGAGGTGCTGCCAGGTCAAGCCGGTACACACCACCGGCCCTGTGCCGCACGGCAGGCGAGCGTTGGTGTTCGTGGCCCGGCTACCGTCCACCCTGACGAGTTCGCTGACGTCGACCGCCAGGTCCGGTGCGTACGAGACCACCGAACCGCCGCTGGTCACCGCCACTCCTCGTGAACCGGGCGCGGAACGTAGCCCGTCGCCGCGGACCACCACGGCGCCCGACCCGCGCACCTTCGCGAACCCGCCGGTGCTGTCGTCGATGGTCACCTTCGACAACAGCAGCTCGGTCTCGGTGTTGAGGTCGGCCAGCCAGACCATTCCGGTCGTCTGCACGTCGTCGACGACCAGCCGCGGCAGGGTGTGCGTGGCCGCCGGTGCGGTGACCAGGCCGCCGCCATTGCCGACGCCCCGCACACCGGAGAGAGTCGCCTGCCGGACCGTGGCCTTCGCCGCCCACTCAGGCAGTTCGAGCAGGTGACTGTCACCGGTCGCCGCCACGGTGATCGTCCGTAGGGTCAGGTCGTCCACCGCGCCGGCGATCCGGATGGCCCTGGCACCGGACGACGTGCCGCCGACGGTCAACCGCTCCACCCGCAGACTCCGGACCGTCGCCTTCGCGTCGATCGACAGGAGGGAAGCGGTGCCGAGCCGCGTGACGTCGACATCCTCGACGGTGAGGGCGTCGACGGCCGTGGGAGTGGACGGGGCGACGTGCACCAGCGGCCGGTTCGCGCCGGGACCGTCGACCGTCAGCCCGCGAAGGTGGACGCGACCCACGGACGAGCCGTCGATCCGTACCACGCCACCCCGACCGGGCAGGGTGGCCGCACTGACCCGCTCCACGACCAGTTCGTCGACGCGGCCCCCGGTGGTGCGCCAATCGGCGGTGTCGTCGCCGATCCAGAGGACGCTGGTGCCGGCGAGACCGGTGACGCCCCGGACAGTGGTGCGTGACGCCACGGTCTCCGGCGACCCGCCGAGCACCTTGACCAACGCGGCGAGTGAGGCCGCGCTGACGTCCTCGATGACCGTGTCGGTCACCGGCCCCCACACGTCGTCGTAGGCCTGCCAGTCCCGAGGAGTGATGGCGACCGTGTCGTCGCCCGTCGATCCCCGGATCCCGGAGATCCTGGTCCGTGCGGCAGGGCCCTGGATGTGGACTCCGTCGGAGTGCACGGCGAACCTGATCCGGGTGACCGTGGTGTCGGTGACGTCACCGAGGGAGATGGCGTACTTGTCGCTGGCGGTCTCCACCGCCAGACCGTTGAGCGTCAGCCCGTCCACGCGTCGCCACCGCAGGGTGTGCAGGTCAGGCCCGACTCCGCCGACGCCTTCCGCGCGGACCCAGGTGCCGCCGAGGACGGTGATGTCCCGGTCGCGACCGCCGGCGGTGGCCGCCTTGTTGATGAGGAGGCTGCAGGCGCTGCCGGCGGCCAGGGTTACCGTGCACCCCGACATGAGCAGCACCGTGCCGCTGTGCACCACGAGCGGCGCGCTGACCTGGTAACGGGCGCCGTGCGGCCCCTGGACCAGGCCGCCCGCTCCGGCGCGGAGAGCGGCGTTGAGCGAGGCGGTGTCGTCGCCACCAGAGGGGGGCGGCAACCGTACGGTGCCCGCGTGGGACGAGCTGTCGCCGGAGAGAAGCGTGCCGCCGGCGAGGACCATGGTGCCAGCGCTGGCGAGGAGGGTGCGGCGGGTGATCATCTGCGGCTCCGGGGGGTGACCCCGGACGACCCTACCGAACGGCGGCCATCGACGGCGAGCGCGTACGGTTCCCGCCGTCGCGCCCGTCCGGACGAAAACGCATACATCACATCGGCTCCGGCGCACGCCCGTCCCGATTCGCGGTGATCTTCCGGTCGCGCCCCCGATCGCCTTTCCTGATACTGTGAGCCGCGACGGCCGCGTGGCTGTGATGTTCGATCTGCCACATTGCACGGCCGCCCTCCTCGCGGGCTGCTTCGGCGGTGGTCGTCCCGCGACTATCACGGCTTCCGGTTCGGCGTTGTTGTCAGCAGGGTTCTGTGTCAGCGAAGGCCGGCGGAACCTGATCTCGGGGCAAGGGCAGCGATGGGTTCCAGAGGGACTTCGACGGCTTCGGGCACGGATGACGCGCAGATTCGTCCTCCCCGACAGCCCCTGGACCGACCGGACGTCCCCGGCGAGGCTGGAGGCCGACCGCACCGGGCGCGCATCCCCGCCTGGATCACCGGTTCTCTCGCCGCCACCGCACCTCGGCCGATCGCCTGGGCTTCCTGGGCGGTAGCGGCGCTCTCCGCCGTACACATCGCCTGGACGCTGCGATCGCCCGTCGGGATCGTGCTCGCGCTGGCACTGCCGTTGCTGGTGCTTCGCCTTCCCGTGACCGGCATCGCGCTCGTGGCCGTGCTCGCCCAGGAGATCAAGCCGAACGGGCGCTTCGGCGAGTTGACCACGCTGGGCCACCAGGTTTTCATCAGCTCCGGGAAGATCCCGCTCGCCCTGCCGCTTGCGTTGGCCGCCGTGCTCGCGGCAGCCGCACGATCGTGGCCACCGGCGCGACCTCGTCTCCGTTCGGCTGGCGGCGTGCTGCTCGGGGTGGCCGCCGCCCTCGTGGTCCTGAGTGTCGTCAGCGGTCTGGTCCACGGGCAGTCGCCCTTCTCCGCCGTCAACCAGAACGCCCGCCCCTTCGTCCTGCTGCTCCTGGGCCTCATCATCGGAATGAGCCTGCGGCTGCTTCAGGACGACCGGAAGTCGCTGGAAGTGACGGTAGGAGCGGCGCTGTGCGTCCTGCTCGCCGCGGCGGCCATCGCGATTCCCCTCGGCGAGATCGCTGACGACCGGCTCAGCGACTATTTCGTCTACTACGACTCGGCACTGCCCGCGATCGCGGCGGCGGTGTTCATCGGCGTACTCGGTGACGACCGGTGGCGCTGGGACTGGCGGCACCTGAGCGTGGTCGCAGCCGCCCCGCTACTCGTCCTGATCAGTTTCCGGCGGAGCGTGTGGCTCGCGGCGCTGGCCGCCTTCGTCGTGGTCCTCGTGCTGACCTGGCAACGGTGGAAGCGGGTTGCCCGACAACTCGCCTTCGTGGTTCCCGCGCTGGCCGTGATCGTGTTCGCCGCACCGGGCTTCGCCGCGGATCTCGGCCTGCGCAGCGCGGGAAGCTTCGAGCTCAGCAGCAGCCCGAGCGGCACGCCCAGCCCGAGCAGCACGCCGACGGTGAGCACCGCGCCGAGCCCGAGCGACACACCGAGCGCGAGCACCACGCCGACCGCGAGCACCACGCCGAGCGCGAACAGCGGACCGGTCGCGAGCGGCACACCGACGGCGAGCAGCACCCCGAGCGCGAACAACGCGCCGACCGCGAGCAGTACGCCAAGCGCGAGCAGCGGACAGGACGGGCCTTCCAGCCCGCCCACCAAGGCCGCGCCGACCCAACGGACCCAGGAAAGCATCAAGCACCAGGCGGAGTCGACGACCGGACACCTCAGCGACCTGCGGCTCGGGTGGGAATACGTCCAGGCGAATCCCTGGACCGGGGTGGGTCCCCAGTCACCCCAACTCCCGGGCCTCGCTGCCGGCGACTCCACCCGGGTGTACGTGCACAACGAACTGCTGCAGGACTGGCTGCGCTACGGTCCGCTGGCACCGGTGCTCGTCATCCTCTTCCTCGTGGCCGCCGGTCTGGCCGCACTGAAGGCGGTGCGGGACCCTGACAGCGACGTGGTGGTCCGATCTGCGGCCGCGTTCTGTCTGATCGCACCCCTGTGTCTGATGACCGCGCCATTCCTGGCCGAGACGAGCCGATGGCCGCTGGTGGTGGGCATCGCGGCCGGGATCGTCGCGCCGTTCCTCCTGCCCCGTGGCCGGCCCGATCGGGGAACCGGGATCGGCTCGCCGTCCGAGGTCATCGACAAGGCCGCCTAGGATGACCGACTCCTCACCACGTACGCTGCGGCTCGCACTCTGGGCCCAGCGCCAGGCGCACGTCGTCCCGAAGCCGCTGCGTCGGATGGCCGGACGTACCCTCCGGCTGTTCACCAATCCCGGCGCCGCCGCGTCGGGTCCGAGTGAGGACTGGTCGGTCCCGCTCGTGCGCAACCGAGGCGGGGGCGACCTGGAGGCATTGCGGTCGCCCGCCACCGATACGCGGCGGTCGAGCCCTCCGCCCACCGCCGAGGTGACCGAGCGCCGGCAGGTGCGCTGTGCGGTCGCCGTGGGCGTGCTCGACGTCGGGGGTGCGGAGGAGGTCGCCGCGTTCCTCGCCCGCCGGCTCCCCGCCCACGCCTTCGAGACCGTGGTCGTCTACGCGGACACGCGCCTGCCCGGACAGGAAGGCGAGGGTGGACGGCTCGCCTCGGCTCTCGCCGCCGAGGGCGTCGCGACACAGCGGCTCACGCCCGAGGACGCCGGCGCCTGGATGCGTTCGTGGCGGCCCGATGTGGTCAGCGCCCACAACGCCCGCGACTGGCTGTTGGACGCGGCCACCGAGGCCGGTGTGCCGTGGGTGGAGACGCTGCACGACATGCATCGCTTCTACCACCCCGAATCCTGGGCACCGGAAGCGCAGCGGGCACGGCGGGTCTCCGCGCAGATCGCGGTCAGCGATCTCGTCCGTCAGCAGTACCTCGCCCGCGTACCGACCTATCCCGGCGACCGGGTCGTCACCGTGCCGAACGGCGTGGACGGATCGCGCGTCCTCCCCGTGGACCGGGCGCAGGCCCGCGCGGCACTGGGGCTGACGGACGAGTTCCTGTTCGTCTCGCTGTCGCGATACTGCCTGCAGAAGAACACCTTCGGCCTGGTGGCGGCCTTCAGCGACGTGGCGGCCCAGCACCCGGACGCTCACCTGCTGGTGGCGGGTCGCGCCAACGACGACCTCCTTTACTACGAGCAGACCCGGCAGCTCGCGGCGTCCCTGCCGGGCACCGAGCGGATCCACCTGCGTGGACACTGCGCCAACCCGTCGGCGCTGCTGGCGGCGGCGGACGCCTTCGTGCTCGACTCCTTCTTCGAGGGTTGGTCGCTGTCGTCGATGGAGGCCCTGGTGGCCGGAGTCCCGGTCGTGCTCACCGACGTCGGTGGGGCCCGCGAGCAGTTGGGCGACGGCCGGCGGGGTCACCTGGTCGCCAACCCGGCCGGGAATGCCGAGCTGGTGGACTGGCCGGTGATCAACGACCTTCGGTACCGGCCGCAGGGGAACCGACCGGAGCTGGTCTCGGCGATGTCTTCGATGATCCGCGAACGCGCGGCCTGGACAGCCGCCCGCCCGCGCCTGCGCGACGAGGCGATCAGGCTCTTCTCCCCAGACGAGTCCCTGGCCGGGCACGCGCGGGTGCTGCGCGCCGTGGCGCTCGGTGAGCCCGTGTCGACCCACACCGGGCAGGCCAACGTCGGCTAGGGTTCCGCGCCGTCTGGTCAGCCACCGCCGGCGCGGAAGACCTCGGCAACCGTACGCAGCACGATCTTGAGGTCGAGCCAGAGCGACCAGTTCTCCACATAGTAGTTGTCGAACCTCGCCCGATCGGAGATCGGCGTATCGCCGCGCAGGCCACTGACCTGCGCGAGCCCGGTCAATCCCACCGGCACCCGGTGGCGCATCGCGTAGTTCGGGTACTCGGCCGAGAACTTCTCCACGAAGTACGGCCGCTCCGGACGCGGCCCGACCACGCTCATCTCCCCTCGCAGGATGTTCCAGAGCTGAGGCAACTCGTCCAACGACGTCCGGCGCATGAACCGCCCGATCGGTCCGACCCGCTGGTCGTGGGCGATGGACCAGTTCGTCTGCGACTCGTGCTCGTCCACCGGGCGCATCGAGCGGAACTTGAGTACCTGGAACGGCTTGCCGTAGCGGCCGATGCGCTCCTGACGGAACAAGACGCCCCGGCCGCCGTCCAACAGCGTCGCGATCACGCAGAGCAGCAGCAACGGGCTCAGCACGATCAACGCCAGCGCGGCGAACGCGACATCCGAGGCGCGCTTGATGGCCCATCGTGGGCCGGTGAACGTGATGTCTCCGATCTGCACGATCGGGATTGCGCCGACATGGTCGGGGTAACGGCCGTGGGTGCGAGAGCCCCAGAGGCGGGGCACCGCCCAGAGGTCGCAGCTCGCGCTGACCGGGTGAAGCAGATATTCGATCAGCGCCGACTCAGGACAGTCGGAATCGGCGATGACGAGGACCTCACAGTCCAGCAGCCGGACGAGATGCTCCAGGTCGTCGAGGGTGCCGACGAGCGGAAGTCCGCTGACGTCCTGCCGGGACGCCGCGTCGACGCAGCCGACGAACCGCAGCCCGTACCGGGGGTAACGGCGGAGCAGCCGGGCCAGTTCCCCGGCGATCGGACCGCTGCCGATGATGATGGCATTGTGCTCCAGCCAGCGGCGCTTACGCGCGGCGATGATGAGCGCCCGGGTGCAGGTCCGACCCACGATCACCAGGCCCGCCGAGAGCGCGACGTCGTGCATGAACCCGCTGACGTACGGCACCGAGTCGTGGCGGTAGGCCGCGATGATGGCCACCACCGCGCCGCAGGCCAGCAGCCGCCCGCAGATGCCCGGCAGTTCGTCCAGGATGCTCAGGTGGCGGCGGGCCCGATAGAGCCCTCCGGCCGCGAAGACGGCCATGGCGAGGCCGGCGTTGGTCAGCGTGCCACGCCAGTAGTTCTGGCTCAGCAACAGGGGAGCCAGCAGTGCGGCGAGGTCGACGGGAACGGTCAGCATCCAGGCCCGGAGCCGGCGCGTCCGCTTCGAGGTTCGGGAACTGGCGTACGGCAGCACCGCGGTCGTGTCCAGACCGATCCGCGCCGGAGCGGTGACCGCGGCCTCGCCGGCCAGTTGCCCGGCGGGGAACACGGCGAGTATCCCCTCGTCGTCGTCGGCCGCGTCGGGCGGCGATGCCGCGATGGGTCCTGCTTCCTCAAGCTGCGTCGCGGTCGCAGCCGGGTCCCTCGTCGCCGAGTGCCCTGACATTGTCGATCCTCCCCCGTGACCGCCCGGTCCGCGCATGACGCGGGCTCCGGGCGATCGCAGGATACGAGCGACTCCGCCGCGCCGCCAGAGCCGGCCCGACAGAGCGAGTTCCTACTTTCCGGCGGAAGTGATCTCCGGAACCGAGTCGCGGCGGACCGCGTCGAACAGCTCCTTGGCCCTCGCGGTGTCCGCGAACACCACGCTCTCGCTGCCGACCCGGCCAGTTCCCTTCACCGGGCAGGTGTAGAAGCCGAGATTGCCGCTGCGCAGGTGGCGCATCTCCATCGCGAGATCCACAAGAGACATCGACTTGTCCACCGCGACGGAGCTGGCCGTGGCCCGTACGAACGAGTTCAGCTTGGTGGGGCTGCTCAGCGTGCCGCCGGAGGCGGCCTTGTCGAGGATCGCCTTGATCACCTGCTGCTGGTGCTTGATCCGGGTGAAGTCGCCGTTGGCGAAGGCGTAGCGCTCCCGGGCGTAGTCCAGCGCGGCGGCCCCGTCCATCGTCTGCCGGCCCTTGACGAACTCCCGGCGGCCGTCCGGGTTGAGCGAGTGCCTCGACGTGAAGCTCTGCTCCACGTCGATCTCGATGCCGCCCAGGGCGTCGACGATCTCCTTGAAGCCGGAGAAGTCGACCATCGCCACGTGATCGATGCGGACGCCGGTGAACTTCTCCACGGTCTGCACCATCAGCGGCACGCCGCCCCACGCGTACGCTGCGTTGATCTTGGCGTCCCGGCCGCCCCGACCCTCCTTCGACCGGGGGATCGGCGTCCAGGTGTCCCGAGGGATCGAGATGAGCTGGGCACTCTGCCGGTCCTTGGGCAGGTGGACCAGGATGATGGTGTCGCTGCGGGACCCCCCGGTGTTCTCCGGGTCGCGGGAGTCACTGCCCAGGATCATGATGTTCATCGCGCCCTTGGCCACCACCTGGGGGCGGGACTCCTCGGGCACGTTCTCGAACGCGTCCACCCGGTCGATGGAGGAGTTGACCGAGCGGTAGTACAGCCCTCCGGCGAGGACGCCGCCGCCGGCGAGCAGCACCACCACCAGCAGCACGATCAGGGCGATACGCCGACCCCGGCGACGACGCGGAGCCGGGGTGGACGGCTGCTCGGCACCGTCCGAATCCACTCCAGATGCTGGGGTGGGCGCTTCGTGGTCCGCGAGCTGCTGACGATCCGACATGTGCGCGATGCTACTGACTCGCTCTCCGACACGGTGACCCTCGTCCGGCGAGCCGGTCGGTAGCTGGAAACTTTTCCTGTCGGTCACCGCCCGGAACTGGTACAACCGCACTCGTGGACGCAACGAAGCTCCGTCGGGCCATCGCCCGTACCCCGCTGGCGCCGGTCGCCGCCTTTCCGAAGCGGCTGGCCAAGGTCGCCCGGTACGACAGCCGGGTGCTGGGCACCTCAGCCCGCTGGCTGTTCACCTCGCGGGAGCATCACAACTACACGTACGACCTGACCAAGCTGAGCCGACAGCATCTGGCCTGGTTCGTCAGCGTCGCCTGCGACGTGCCGGTCGGGCAGGTGCGGGGTTGGTTCGCCGAA encodes:
- a CDS encoding oligosaccharide flippase family protein encodes the protein MATAVSLGLRLLGMAVGMATNSVLARYLNPDGYGVFALALTLGTAAAQVADMGTTITVSSRIAREKASAGRILSTGLVIRTSVALVATVVLLIAAARGLFGESSSVVGVVAVATPLSAASVLTAGATARFRPEVSSVLALIQGVLWLIAVVAIARTGGDVVLLGWFFVAVVAVQTCVGVLINRRLVPLGRPSWAEAGRIFALSWPLAISALAVMAYYRLGSVILFHVRGAAEVGYYSAAYKFLDVAQLGPAMLVAPLLPIVATSLSMDAQRRNLIFSLATRTGAVIGAGTAVMLIALAPALVGYLYGDDFAPAVRPLVLLAVAFIGITLGYVGTTICSALGVVRPIAVLTVSVAVVNLAAQFWACARWGATGAAAVAAATEFVIGVTTCLLAARAMTSRLPVREMAAVLALGAATIVVFWLVRLPWPVEAMLAAGMFGAAVLASRAITPVDLRRVLSRKAL
- a CDS encoding O-antigen ligase family protein, whose amino-acid sequence is MLALALPLLVLRLPVTGIALVAVLAQEIKPNGRFGELTTLGHQVFISSGKIPLALPLALAAVLAAAARSWPPARPRLRSAGGVLLGVAAALVVLSVVSGLVHGQSPFSAVNQNARPFVLLLLGLIIGMSLRLLQDDRKSLEVTVGAALCVLLAAAAIAIPLGEIADDRLSDYFVYYDSALPAIAAAVFIGVLGDDRWRWDWRHLSVVAAAPLLVLISFRRSVWLAALAAFVVVLVLTWQRWKRVARQLAFVVPALAVIVFAAPGFAADLGLRSAGSFELSSSPSGTPSPSSTPTVSTAPSPSDTPSASTTPTASTTPSANSGPVASGTPTASSTPSANNAPTASSTPSASSGQDGPSSPPTKAAPTQRTQESIKHQAESTTGHLSDLRLGWEYVQANPWTGVGPQSPQLPGLAAGDSTRVYVHNELLQDWLRYGPLAPVLVILFLVAAGLAALKAVRDPDSDVVVRSAAAFCLIAPLCLMTAPFLAETSRWPLVVGIAAGIVAPFLLPRGRPDRGTGIGSPSEVIDKAA
- a CDS encoding glycosyltransferase → MTDSSPRTLRLALWAQRQAHVVPKPLRRMAGRTLRLFTNPGAAASGPSEDWSVPLVRNRGGGDLEALRSPATDTRRSSPPPTAEVTERRQVRCAVAVGVLDVGGAEEVAAFLARRLPAHAFETVVVYADTRLPGQEGEGGRLASALAAEGVATQRLTPEDAGAWMRSWRPDVVSAHNARDWLLDAATEAGVPWVETLHDMHRFYHPESWAPEAQRARRVSAQIAVSDLVRQQYLARVPTYPGDRVVTVPNGVDGSRVLPVDRAQARAALGLTDEFLFVSLSRYCLQKNTFGLVAAFSDVAAQHPDAHLLVAGRANDDLLYYEQTRQLAASLPGTERIHLRGHCANPSALLAAADAFVLDSFFEGWSLSSMEALVAGVPVVLTDVGGAREQLGDGRRGHLVANPAGNAELVDWPVINDLRYRPQGNRPELVSAMSSMIRERAAWTAARPRLRDEAIRLFSPDESLAGHARVLRAVALGEPVSTHTGQANVG
- a CDS encoding sugar transferase, producing the protein MSGHSATRDPAATATQLEEAGPIAASPPDAADDDEGILAVFPAGQLAGEAAVTAPARIGLDTTAVLPYASSRTSKRTRRLRAWMLTVPVDLAALLAPLLLSQNYWRGTLTNAGLAMAVFAAGGLYRARRHLSILDELPGICGRLLACGAVVAIIAAYRHDSVPYVSGFMHDVALSAGLVIVGRTCTRALIIAARKRRWLEHNAIIIGSGPIAGELARLLRRYPRYGLRFVGCVDAASRQDVSGLPLVGTLDDLEHLVRLLDCEVLVIADSDCPESALIEYLLHPVSASCDLWAVPRLWGSRTHGRYPDHVGAIPIVQIGDITFTGPRWAIKRASDVAFAALALIVLSPLLLLCVIATLLDGGRGVLFRQERIGRYGKPFQVLKFRSMRPVDEHESQTNWSIAHDQRVGPIGRFMRRTSLDELPQLWNILRGEMSVVGPRPERPYFVEKFSAEYPNYAMRHRVPVGLTGLAQVSGLRGDTPISDRARFDNYYVENWSLWLDLKIVLRTVAEVFRAGGG
- a CDS encoding LCP family protein, producing MSDRQQLADHEAPTPASGVDSDGAEQPSTPAPRRRRGRRIALIVLLVVVLLAGGGVLAGGLYYRSVNSSIDRVDAFENVPEESRPQVVAKGAMNIMILGSDSRDPENTGGSRSDTIILVHLPKDRQSAQLISIPRDTWTPIPRSKEGRGGRDAKINAAYAWGGVPLMVQTVEKFTGVRIDHVAMVDFSGFKEIVDALGGIEIDVEQSFTSRHSLNPDGRREFVKGRQTMDGAAALDYARERYAFANGDFTRIKHQQQVIKAILDKAASGGTLSSPTKLNSFVRATASSVAVDKSMSLVDLAMEMRHLRSGNLGFYTCPVKGTGRVGSESVVFADTARAKELFDAVRRDSVPEITSAGK